One Rhodospirillaceae bacterium genomic window, AGTCGTCCCAGGTGAGGCCTTCCCAATCACCAAAACTTTGCTCGGCAAAGTTCGGCTCGGAGAGGGGCTCTCCCTGTTTACCACTTTGTTGCCAAATCGCACGGAGGGTTTCATGGGTTCGCACGAGATTGCTGGTGACCCAGACCGCATCTTCGGGCAATGTCTTCGCCAATCCTTTGAATGCCGCCAGATCAGAAGTATCACACGAAACGTCTCGCTGACCGTAGATCAAGCCCTTCTGACTTGGCACCGGTCCATGGCGAACCCACCACCACCTTGTTATCATGCCAAAACACTCCCAATTGCGATAAGCGATGCAATTTCAGATACTTGCTGCACAGCCCCCATGACATCGCCGGTATGGCCGCCAATCTGTTTAATTGCAACCACGGCTATAAGACCGGTTGCCAAGGCCACCCCGAGCAGCGCCCACAAGATCGCGACAGCGCCCCCCTCCAAAAAGCCCAATGCCAGTAATGAAATGAGAGTGGCGAGAATTGCGCTTGTAATAACGTGGCCGGGCTCCGGGCGGCCTAATGTTCCGGAAAGGCCATCCTTCCGGGCCGGGTCCAAGCGAATCGCTATCACAGCCAACGGTGCCCGCGATAAAGCGCCCAATGCGACCAGCACCAAAAGTGCTGTGCCCGGCCCTGGCACGCCACTTAGAATTGCAGCGCGAATACCAACGCTGAACACCAACGCCAACACACCGAACGCGCCGATATGGCTGTCCCGCATGATTTTCAGTTTTTCCGCCCGAGTCCGACCGCCAGCAAAACCGTCCACAGTGTCGGCCAATCCGTCTTCGTGCAAAGCACCTGTCAAAAGTGCGGCCGCGGCCAACCCCAACATGGCACAAGCAAGCGGTGCCAAGTTTAGTTCAGATGCAGCGATGAGTACGAGACCGGCAACAAGACCGATCCCGGCCCCGACGATCGGATAGGTCCGCATGGCGCGGGAAAGGTCTCCGGTCTCAAGGTCTCTTTCCGGCATGGGAAAAGGGAGACGGGTCAGAAACGTCGCGGCCAAGCCAAGGTCGTAAACCCAGACTCGTACTTGTTCCTTAACTTCGCTGAACGTTTCGCCCTCAAGCGCCATTCGCTGAATTCCCCACCTAAATGATGTTCGGTTATAGGCCGGTTATTCGCCTTGCTGCAACAACAGCCCCTTTTCTCGGGCAACTCTATACATCCGTAAGAAAAACAAGACGGCCAATGTTAGGTAAAGCGCGTTCAAAGTAACTGAGCTTGTAAAATGCCCCATATCAAAACGACCTTCGAAGAGCACAGCCCGCATACCCTCGAACACATAGGATGACGGCAAGGACCAAGCCACCGGCTGTAGCCACCCTGGCAATGTATCAATCGGATAATAAATGCCACTGATCGGCGAAAATAAGAAAATTCCGAACCACGCCAAACTTTCCGCACCCAGCCCAAACCGCATGATCATGGCCGAGACCAACAGCCCAATGGTCCACCCCATGACCAACAGATTGACAAAAAATGCGATGAGTGGGAGACCGATCTGAAACACCCAGACATCATAAAATGGCATCGCCAATAAAGCCGCTGGGGTCACGCCGATCAACGTCCGCATGAAGCTCATCAGCAACAAAGACGCGACAAATTCATATACGCGGAGCGGGCTGATGAATATCTGGCCCAAATTCCGTGCCCACATTTCGTCCATAAACGGAATAGAGACCCCCAGACTGGACCGAAAGAACACATCCCATAAAAGAACGGCACTGATCAACACGCCGGCGGCCTGCGCAACCCAGGAACTGTGCTGCAAAAAAAATGTCGTAATGAATCCCCACAGAACCATCTGCATGGTCGGCCAATAAGCAAGTTCCAACAGCCGTGGCCAGGACCCGCGCAAAACATAAAAATGCCGGAGGAACATGCCCCATTGGCGCTGCCAGGAAAATGAGGGGTTACGAGGTTCCATCAGGAGACCCCCTGCCTGCCATTTCTCGCAATCTCCAAGAACACCTCTTCCAAATTTGCATGGCCATAACGGTTGATAAGATCGGCAGGTGAGCCTTCGTCAACAATGCTTCCTTGGCGCATCATCAGCACGTGATCGCAAAGTCGTTCGACCTCGCCCATGTTGTGAGACGCCAGAAGAAGGCTCGCCCCGGTGCGGTTTCTATAGCCCTCCAAATATCCGCGCACCCAATCGCCGGTATCTGGGTCAAGCGATGCGGTTGGCTCATCCATGATCAACAGCTTGGGTTCATTCAACAGGGCCTTGGCCAACGCGACCCGAGTTTTTTGCCCGGCGGATAAGGTCGCGGTGGGTCGATCCAGATAGGCACTGATCTCCAGATCGCTCGCCAATGCATCGATGCGGTGCTTGATTTCATCAAGACCGTAAAGATGGCCGTAAACCGTTAAATTCTCGCGTGCACTCAAGCGCCGCGGCATGTCCACATAGGGCGATGAAAAATTCATCTTAGGCAGCACCCGGTATCGGTCCTGCAACATATCTTCATCGAATACCCGAACCGATCCAGACGTCGGCAGCAAAACGCCAAGCAAGATCGAAAGTGTGGTTGTCTTGCCGGCCCCATTTCCTCCCAACAGGGCTGTAACTGAGCCTTCTGCCACGTCGAAGCTGACCGCATCCACTGCCGTCACTGGCGCTGTCACAGGACCAAATTTCTTGGTTAAAGTGTCCACCCGGATAGCCGGTGGTGATGGGGGGCTCATGATATCGAGGATCTTTCCCAAAGACGGGTTATTCAATCATCTCTTCGTCGTCTTCATAGAATCCTTCGTCTTCTTCAGAGCGTTCAATACGACGCTTGAGGCGGAGTAGCTCCCGACGGCGAGTATCTTCCGCAATGAGGTTTTCGATGTGACGGCCTTGAAACAGATTAATTCCCACGGTTTGGCCAAAGTCCACAGCCTCGCGGTTATCGACCCGGCACAGCACAACGTTCTCTGGCCCCGTATGTTCGACTAAACGGCGCACCTGCTGATGGGTTTCTTCTCCGCCATCGATCATTTCCGGATTCCAGATGAGTTTCACCAAGTCAGTGCCCAAGCGCTCTCGGTCCAGCATTTCCATGGCTTCGTAGGTCATGCCATCCAAACAAACCCGATAGCCTTTGGCTTGAACAAATTCACGCGCGAACAAAAAGGCCCCTAGGTCCGTAAACATATCTTCTTTCTGCAACTCCAAAATCATGTTGCCGCGTCGGGCTGCCGTAATGTTGTTGTCAAAGTTTTGAAAATCGTCGGACAAAATCGTTGCAACATTAATGTTAAAGCTAATGTTGCCGGAAATGGTCAGCGAATCGGTCTTCGTCAACATCGCTAACATGCGCCGATCAAGTGTCACTGTTAAATGTTGAAACAACCAGCGATTGGCCAGCAGGTTCACACCGGGGATCAAGGTTTCTCGTAAGTTGGTAATTGAAATAAACAGTTCGCTGAATTCAGGCTCGGGCACCATTTGTTCGTCCAGGGTGCAGATAAACTGGCGACGCACTAGATTTGAAAGGTCAGCGCGGGACAGCGCGTCCTCTACACGGCCCAAAACATCCGGCGTCAACGGTTCTCCCATTTCCTGCTTGGCCTTGAGCGCCGCGCGGGTATCCATCCGCGCCCGCATGGTCGGTTTTGCCTTGGCTTTCTCGACATCCGCCAACCCCTGAACCAGCTGTATGATGTCGTTAAAATGAAGTTCTGCATCGAAC contains:
- the cobS gene encoding adenosylcobinamide-GDP ribazoletransferase translates to MALEGETFSEVKEQVRVWVYDLGLAATFLTRLPFPMPERDLETGDLSRAMRTYPIVGAGIGLVAGLVLIAASELNLAPLACAMLGLAAAALLTGALHEDGLADTVDGFAGGRTRAEKLKIMRDSHIGAFGVLALVFSVGIRAAILSGVPGPGTALLVLVALGALSRAPLAVIAIRLDPARKDGLSGTLGRPEPGHVITSAILATLISLLALGFLEGGAVAILWALLGVALATGLIAVVAIKQIGGHTGDVMGAVQQVSEIASLIAIGSVLA
- a CDS encoding ABC transporter permease; this translates as MEPRNPSFSWQRQWGMFLRHFYVLRGSWPRLLELAYWPTMQMVLWGFITTFFLQHSSWVAQAAGVLISAVLLWDVFFRSSLGVSIPFMDEMWARNLGQIFISPLRVYEFVASLLLMSFMRTLIGVTPAALLAMPFYDVWVFQIGLPLIAFFVNLLVMGWTIGLLVSAMIMRFGLGAESLAWFGIFLFSPISGIYYPIDTLPGWLQPVAWSLPSSYVFEGMRAVLFEGRFDMGHFTSSVTLNALYLTLAVLFFLRMYRVAREKGLLLQQGE
- a CDS encoding ABC transporter ATP-binding protein, with the translated sequence MSPPSPPAIRVDTLTKKFGPVTAPVTAVDAVSFDVAEGSVTALLGGNGAGKTTTLSILLGVLLPTSGSVRVFDEDMLQDRYRVLPKMNFSSPYVDMPRRLSARENLTVYGHLYGLDEIKHRIDALASDLEISAYLDRPTATLSAGQKTRVALAKALLNEPKLLIMDEPTASLDPDTGDWVRGYLEGYRNRTGASLLLASHNMGEVERLCDHVLMMRQGSIVDEGSPADLINRYGHANLEEVFLEIARNGRQGVS